From one Pseudomonas sp. B21-048 genomic stretch:
- the cpaB gene encoding Flp pilus assembly protein CpaB, which produces MSSRTVSLIGVSLVMGLGAAWMADSWLSARLNATPDDHLRSVVVATVEIPFGQMVEAQQVTTLRMPMDTIPDDAFDSTEKAVGKIATFDILKGDIMRGARLSEHLGGSTLASLIATDKRAISVRVDDVVGVGGFLLPGNRVDVLATKTTSAGGNNAVSRTILENLRVLAVDQTAGTDKTQPVVVRAVTLEMTTAEAETLVTAQTEGKLQLTLRNPLNSEKKIATVAPAAPVMAVATATVPKRVVQRRSSGEGGAAITIIRGIETKVVNIR; this is translated from the coding sequence ATGAGCTCTCGTACTGTTTCCCTGATAGGCGTTTCCCTGGTCATGGGCCTTGGTGCTGCATGGATGGCCGACTCCTGGCTGAGCGCCCGGCTCAATGCCACCCCGGATGACCACCTTCGAAGCGTGGTGGTTGCCACGGTAGAAATTCCATTTGGCCAGATGGTCGAGGCTCAACAGGTCACGACCCTGCGCATGCCCATGGACACGATCCCGGACGATGCCTTCGATTCCACCGAAAAAGCAGTAGGCAAGATCGCAACGTTCGACATCTTGAAGGGCGACATCATGCGCGGCGCGCGTCTGAGTGAGCACTTGGGTGGCAGTACCCTTGCCTCGCTGATTGCGACAGACAAACGGGCCATATCGGTACGCGTGGACGATGTGGTTGGCGTGGGCGGGTTCCTTCTGCCAGGTAACCGGGTCGATGTTCTGGCGACCAAAACCACCAGTGCCGGCGGTAACAACGCCGTGTCCAGGACCATCCTCGAGAACTTGCGGGTGCTGGCGGTGGACCAGACGGCAGGGACGGACAAGACCCAACCGGTGGTGGTGCGTGCAGTGACGCTGGAGATGACGACTGCAGAGGCTGAAACCCTGGTCACCGCGCAAACAGAAGGGAAATTGCAACTGACCCTGCGCAATCCGCTGAACTCCGAGAAAAAAATAGCGACCGTTGCGCCTGCTGCACCGGTCATGGCGGTGGCCACTGCCACGGTGCCAAAACGCGTAGTACAGCGTAGAAGCAGTGGCGAGGGTGGCGCAGCCATCACCATTATTCGTGGGATCGAAACCAAAGTAGTCAACATTCGCTGA